The Solibacillus sp. FSL W7-1436 genome window below encodes:
- a CDS encoding aspartyl-phosphate phosphatase Spo0E family protein, protein MNNIFEKVNIRKNVETLRNAMIKSGMENGLNHPTTVSLSQKLDKLLNEYTVIFSNEVSA, encoded by the coding sequence ATGAATAATATTTTTGAAAAAGTAAATATCCGAAAAAATGTTGAAACACTTAGAAATGCTATGATTAAGTCTGGTATGGAAAATGGTTTAAACCATCCAACGACTGTTAGTTTAAGCCAAAAATTAGATAAGTTACTAAATGAATACACTGTCATTTTCAGCAATGAAGTTAGTGCTTAA